The Deltaproteobacteria bacterium genome segment TTCACTTCCAGCCGCAGGTACACCTTGGTCCCAGCCAGCGCCGGCTTGGCCGTCACCAGAAATATCCCGCTTTCGGAGATATCGGCCGTCACGCTCTGCGCGACATTGGAGTCGAACTTGTACTCGACCTTCAGGGCCGCGGGCACTCTCTGGACGACCCGGCGCTCCGAATCCGACGACGGCGTGAACCTATCCATGAACCTCTCCCCAAGACCCCCGCAGACTGGCCAAGAATACAGGTTCTGCGGCCCGGAGTGAACTTCGGAGAGCAAACGCGGAATGGCGCACACACGGTATCTAATTTTTTTGCATTTGTTTCAGCTACCGTAACAGCAACGAGAGTCCGTGCATAACCAATTGAAATTACAATGATATTTATGGGTGCACGGGGTTGCAGACACCCCCTTACCGGACCGCCTTCTTCCTTTTGTAACCCTGTTGCTAATGCACTAGTTTACGGCCTCTTCAGGCAGGTCCCGGGGGGAATTCGTTCGACCGGACTGGCCTGTAGCAACTGTTTTCCACTGTTGTGGTAGTCCGCTGGCCATCGAGGGGGATGGAGAGTCATGTTTTCATGGAACCGGATCCGTATTCTGCCGCTTGCAGCCCTGGGGCTGCTCAGTCTCGCTGCCTGTGGAGCGGACAACCTCTCCCAGCAGCTTGAAACCAGTCCGCTTGGCGAACTGGTGACGGCGGAAGATACCCCTGTCGGTTTCCAGATCAGGGGAACCAGCCTCGATAACGGGGATGCGGACCTGACGGTGAAAATACTGACTCCGCCAGCGCATGGAACCCTCAGCGCCATGTACGGTGGAGAACCCCTGACGGTCACCTATACGCCCGACCCCTACTTCAGCGGGACTGACGAGTTTTTCTACCAGATCACGACCGGGGACGAACGCTCCGAGGTGACGGGTATCGGCTCCATTACTGTTCAGCCGGTCGTCAATGAGCCGCTGATCAGCGTTTCAGCCGAGGGCGACGAGGACACCCTGATCCCGCTGGACATCACGGCGCTCCTGGCGGATACCGACGGATCGGAAACGCTCTCCCCTGTGGTGATTTCCGGCATCCCGGACGGAACCTTCCTCAGCAATGGTTCCTATTTCGGGAACGGCGTCTACTCACTGACCCAGAACCAGCTTGTGAATCTCAAGATCATCCCCCAGCTGAACCGTGACGAGGGGTTTGAGATCACCGTCGAGGCCACCGCCACCGAAACCGCTACTGGAGAGACCGCTACGACCACCGTCATTCATGAAGTGGTGATCCATCCGGTTGCCGACGCGCCGGTCCCGTTTGGCATCACGGATACGGTGGACGAGGATGATTTCGTTGATATCCTTCTTGATGCCTCTGATGCCGACACGGGTGATATGGTGTCGCTCACGGCGATCAACGGGCTTTCGAATGGCACCGTGACCGATACAGATGACAATCTGCTCGTCTTCCCCGTCGCCATCCCCGCCATGATCCGGTACACGCCTGACCCGGATTTCGATGGAGTGGAGACGTTCACGTTCAGCGTGACGGACACCCACAATCTCACATCCACCGGAAACGTGACGATTACGGTCATTCCCTCCGGCGATTCGCCCGTTGCCACCCCCCAGGCAGTCACGCTGTTCGAAGACTCCACCATCAACATCGTGCTGACCGGAACGGATCCCGACACTGGCGATGCCGTATCCGTCCTGAGCATACAGAATGGACCTGCAACGGGAATCCTGACGACCCTTTCTGGAAACCCGGTCGCGCTGCCGCTCGCCGCCCCCATTACCGTGCGTTACGTGCCGGACCCGGATTCGGACGTGAACGACAGCTTTGAGTTCACCGTGAGGGATATTGCCGGCAACACCGGCTCGGCGACGGTCACGATCAGCGTCACGCCGGTCAACGACCCGCCCCGTGCCATCGGCAGCGCACACACGCTCGACCAGGATACGTTCGTCGATTTCACACTGGACGGAACCGACCCCGACACGGGCGATACCCTCTTCATCCAGTCCATCCTCGTTCCGCCGTCCAGCGGCGTCATTACCGACCAGTTCGACGCGGCACTGACCCTTCCGTCGGCAACGATCACGCAGGGTGCGAACAATGGCCTTCCCGTCCGGTACCGGCCGAATGGCGGGTTCTTCTCCAGCGATCTTGCCGTCTTCCGCGTCCAGGACAGCACCGGCCTTACCCACACCGCGGTCGTGAACTTCACGGTAAACCGGGTGCCCGTACCTCCGGTGGCCCAGGCCGGCGTAGCCACGGTGAACGAGGATTCCTTCACGTTCATCCAGCTTACCGCCACCGATAGCGACATCATCCACGGCGATCAGGTGTTCCTGACCAATATCCTGAACGGCCCGGCGAACGGAACCGTGACCGATATCAACGGCGCCGCGCTCTCGTTCCCCATCCCCATGCCGGCCACTGTCCGGTATACGCCGGTCGCCGACTATAGTGGCGGCGACGCTTTCGATTTCGAGGTCACCGACACCGAGCCGGGCGCTTCATCCACGGCAACCGTTGTCATCACTGTCGATCTGGTGAACGACGCGCCGTTCCTGACCAATGTACCGGCGTCGATCACCTGCGCGGCCGGGGACACTCCGGTCTTTCAGGCCACGGGCGATGACATCGACACCAATCCGGCGACGCTGACCTTCGACCGCAGCGGCGGCACCTGCGCCTTCGGAACGGTGGCGGCTGACGGGACCGTGGGCGGCACCTGCGCGGTGCTGGGCTCGCTCTGCACTATCGGCATCCGCGTCTCCGACGGCGAAGCTTCCGCCACGGCGATGCTGACCATCGGATACAATACCCGGTTCGTCCGGACGCCACCGGCGGGTTCCGGCAACGGAAGCTCATGGGCCAACGGCACGGCGAATATCCAGCAGGCGATCAACGATCTGGCCCCGGTCTCCGGCGGGCAGGTCTGGGTGCGGCAGGGAACCTACCGTTCCAGTGGCACCGGCACTTTCATCACCATGGCCGATGGCGTGAGCCTGTATGGCGGATTTGCCGGCACTGAGGGCACCGTCTCCCAGCGCCCCTCGACACCATTCGTCCACAGCGTGCTATCGGGCGACACCAACGGGGACGGCCTGTTCACGCCGACCGACTCCAGGCGGGTTATCCACGCCGCGAGCGATGCCGATATCGATGGCTTCATCATCACTGGCGGCAACGGAGTCCTGGATACCGGGATGAATAACACAAGCGGTGCGGGAATCGGGGCCGAATATGTCACCAATCTCGTGATCAGCAACGTGATTATCAGGAAAAACCAGGCCCTCGGGGCTGCAGATGCCAGCGGAGCGGCGATTTATGCCGAGGGGTCAGAACTGTGGGTGCTGGATTCCGTCATTTTGGACAACCACGCAAACTTTTTGGCGGGAGCCATCGCCGGCTATGGCTCAACCCTGGAAATGGACAATGTAGTTGTCAGCGGAAATACCAGCCAGTTCCAGGGCGCGGCAATCTTCATGAATGCCGGATCAACTGCCACGGTTTTCAACTCCCTGTTTTCCGGCAACGGAGTCACACACAACGGCGGTGCCATTTACAACCATGATTCGGACCTTCTGGTCATCAACTCAACATTCCGCGGAAACAGTGCGGGCGTCAGCGCCTTCGGCTCCGGCGGTGCCATCTTCAGCCACAACAGCGGCGGCGGTGGAGCCACTCTGGAAGTGGTTAATGCCACTTTCAGCGGCAACGACGCCAATGCGGGCAATGGTGGCGGCATATTCAATTCGGTCGGCAGCACGGCAACCATCACCAATTCGGCCTTTTACGGAAACACTGGTGGCAGTGGGGCTGTCGATTGGGTGGATGCACCGGCATTTGTTGCAAATTGCGCCGACCAGAATCTGGGCGGCGGCAACACCCAGATATTCACCGATCCCTTCCTCCATGCGGCCAGTGGCCAGGTATTCCTCGATCCGTCCGGATCGTGCGTGGATACCGGTAGCGATGCACTGGCCGATGCGGCATTTGCCGTCATGGGCGGCCTCGACTGGACCCAGCAGACAACGAACCGCGACACGCCAAGCACGCTGGA includes the following:
- a CDS encoding tandem-95 repeat protein, with the protein product MFSWNRIRILPLAALGLLSLAACGADNLSQQLETSPLGELVTAEDTPVGFQIRGTSLDNGDADLTVKILTPPAHGTLSAMYGGEPLTVTYTPDPYFSGTDEFFYQITTGDERSEVTGIGSITVQPVVNEPLISVSAEGDEDTLIPLDITALLADTDGSETLSPVVISGIPDGTFLSNGSYFGNGVYSLTQNQLVNLKIIPQLNRDEGFEITVEATATETATGETATTTVIHEVVIHPVADAPVPFGITDTVDEDDFVDILLDASDADTGDMVSLTAINGLSNGTVTDTDDNLLVFPVAIPAMIRYTPDPDFDGVETFTFSVTDTHNLTSTGNVTITVIPSGDSPVATPQAVTLFEDSTINIVLTGTDPDTGDAVSVLSIQNGPATGILTTLSGNPVALPLAAPITVRYVPDPDSDVNDSFEFTVRDIAGNTGSATVTISVTPVNDPPRAIGSAHTLDQDTFVDFTLDGTDPDTGDTLFIQSILVPPSSGVITDQFDAALTLPSATITQGANNGLPVRYRPNGGFFSSDLAVFRVQDSTGLTHTAVVNFTVNRVPVPPVAQAGVATVNEDSFTFIQLTATDSDIIHGDQVFLTNILNGPANGTVTDINGAALSFPIPMPATVRYTPVADYSGGDAFDFEVTDTEPGASSTATVVITVDLVNDAPFLTNVPASITCAAGDTPVFQATGDDIDTNPATLTFDRSGGTCAFGTVAADGTVGGTCAVLGSLCTIGIRVSDGEASATAMLTIGYNTRFVRTPPAGSGNGSSWANGTANIQQAINDLAPVSGGQVWVRQGTYRSSGTGTFITMADGVSLYGGFAGTEGTVSQRPSTPFVHSVLSGDTNGDGLFTPTDSRRVIHAASDADIDGFIITGGNGVLDTGMNNTSGAGIGAEYVTNLVISNVIIRKNQALGAADASGAAIYAEGSELWVLDSVILDNHANFLAGAIAGYGSTLEMDNVVVSGNTSQFQGAAIFMNAGSTATVFNSLFSGNGVTHNGGAIYNHDSDLLVINSTFRGNSAGVSAFGSGGAIFSHNSGGGGATLEVVNATFSGNDANAGNGGGIFNSVGSTATITNSAFYGNTGGSGAVDWVDAPAFVANCADQNLGGGNTQIFTDPFLHAASGQVFLDPSGSCVDTGSDALADAAFAVMGGLDWTQQTTNRDTPSTLDASPADPGRHHVPYHVWIKTFEKSGGTTLSWTTNAASSCILSGGVLTGPLNVALNSSLVPGGNGAYTLTCQGVNGPVTAAISLP